In the Mytilus trossulus isolate FHL-02 chromosome 1, PNRI_Mtr1.1.1.hap1, whole genome shotgun sequence genome, one interval contains:
- the LOC134696412 gene encoding uncharacterized protein LOC134696412: MRVHVFGNSPSPAVATLGLRKAAQASEQEFGSHVTSFVTRDFYVDDGLTSCPSKEEAVKLMKDTQQALAKYGNLRLHKFASNCAEVMSAFHASDLASNLKDLDLECDTKPLQRSLGLSWDVNTDNFLFQLSSENKPITRRGILSTINSLYDPLGFLAPVILQGKLLLRKIVSETVDWDQPLTDETADEWKSWRDTLIAIETLRIPRTYVPYLSKTVTKELHVFSDASEKAIAAVAYLRTTDSSGEPNIGFILGKAKVAPTSGHTIPRLELSAAVLAVEITQTIMDNLDLHIDTVKFYTDSKVVLGYISNETRRFLIYVANRVEKIRKFSSPNQWNYVPTSRNPADSGTRSVPAHEIHSSEWLLGPRQLLFSEQKNSENIYQLIDPEEDGEIRAIVNVAKTFATPERKGIGTDRFNRFSNWTSLVRAIAFLERFSRLHGSKQAAPVTSPEGFLNVENFILISAQYEVYGDEIDCIKRQEQIHKRSPIANLNPFLDERGLLRVGGRIAKSDLNLREKKPLIVPGRHHIAILVVRHYHEKIKHQGRHFTDGAIRSAGFWIVGAKRLISSLIHKCVTCRKLRGKTECQIMSDLPDDRLEPSPPFTNVGIDTFGPWTIVSRKTRGGYANSKRWAILFTCLVTRAVHIELIEEMSSSAFINAVRRFAAIRGQVKIFRSDRGTNFIGALDDLKIDSINVEDGPFKNFLYNSGTTWIFNPPHSSHIGGAWERMIGIARRILDSMLINAAGRSLTHDVLNTFMAEVSAIINSRPLVPVSTDPENPLILTPAMLLTQKTDYIFTSDQLGEFDKRDLCLAEWRRVQALASVFWSRWRKEYLPLLQPRRKWTEDRRDLIKGDVILLKDKNLCRTQWPIGVILKSFKGSDEHVRKAEVRIIVKGKASVYTRPIVDMILLIENDCV; encoded by the coding sequence ATGAGAGTTCATGTTTTTGGAAATAGTCCGTCACCTGCCGTTGCTACACTTGGACTCAGAAAAGCAGCTCAAGCATCAGAACAAGAGTTTGGCAGTCACGTGACTAGCTTTGTCACAAGAGACTTCTATGTCGACGACGGTCTTACATCATGTCCTTCTAAAGAGGAAGCTGTTAAGCTCATGAAGGACACACAGCAAGCATTAGCAAAATATGGAAACTTACGTCTTCACAAGTTTGCCTCTAATTGTGCGGAAGTTATGTCTGCATTTCATGCCAGTGATTTGGCTTCAAATCTTAAAGATCTAGACTTAGAATGCGACACCAAACCTCTACAACGTAGTCTTGGTCTCAGCTGGGACGTAAACACTGATAACTTCTTATTTCAATTATCATCAGAAAACAAACCGATCACTCGGAGAGGAATTTTATCAACGATAAACAGTCTCTACGATCCTCTGGGATTTTTGGCTCCGGTGATTTTACAAGGGAAACTCCTATTAAGGAAAATAGTATCAGAAACCGTCGATTGGGACCAACCTCTCACTGATGAGACAGCAGATGAGTGGAAATCTTGGAGAGATACTCTAATTGCTATCGAAACATTGCGCATTCCACGTACCTACGTGCCATATCTCAGCAAAACCGTCACGAAGGAGTTACATGTCTTCTCTGATGCATCAGAAAAAGCCATAGCAGCTGTTGCATATCTACGCACGACTGACAGTAGTGGTGAACCAAACATAGGATTCATTCTTGGGAAAGCTAAAGTGGCACCAACAAGTGGTCATACTATCCCACGCCTTGAACTATCTGCTGCAGTTTTAGCAGTCGAGATAACACAAACCATCATGGATAATTTAGATTTACACATAGACACCGTAAAATTCTACACAGACAGTAAAGTAGTCCTAGGCTACATCAGTAACGAGACAAGAAGGTTCTTAATCTATGTCGCCAATCGTGTagagaaaataagaaaatttagcTCTCCAAATCAATGGAATTATGTACCAACTAGCCGTAATCCCGCAGATTCGGGAACTAGGTCCGTACCTGCTCACGAAATTCATAGCAGTGAATGGTTATTAGGACCAAGACAACTTCTTTTCTCAGAACAGAAGAATTCTGAGAACATATATCAGCTAATAGACCCAGAAGAAGATGGAGAAATACGTGCAATTGTTAATGTTGCAAAAACCTTTGCCACACCTGAGCGTAAAGGTATAGGAACTGATAGATTCAACAGATTCTCCAACTGGACATCACTTGTGCGAgcgatagcctttttagaacgTTTCTCCCGTTTACACGGGTCAAAACAGGCAGCACCAGTGACTTCTCCGGAAGGCTTTTTGAATGTCGAAAATTTCATCTTAATATCCGCTCAATATGAAGTTTATGGAGATGAAATAGATTGCATTAAACGTCAGGAACAAATTCATAAGCGGAGCCCGATAGCTAACCTTAATCCGTTTTTGGACGAACGAGGACTGTTACGAGTAGGAGGCCGTATTGCCAAATCTGACTTAAACCTCCGTGAAAAGAAACCATTAATCGTCCCTGGACGCCATCATATAGCGATATTAGTAGTCCGACACTACCATGAAAAGATAAAACATCAAGGTCGCCACTTCACAGATGGAGCGATTCGTTCCGCAGGATTCTGGATCGTCGGAGCTAAACGCTTGATCTCTTCTCTCATTCACAAATGTGTGACTTGCCGCAAACTAAGAGGAAAAACTGAGTGTCAAATCATGTCTGATTTGCCAGATGACCGTCTTGAACCGTCACCTCCGTTTACCAACGTTGGAATAGACACATTTGGACCTTGGACAATTGTTTCACGTAAAACACGTGGTGGATACGCAAACTCAAAACGTTGGGCAATTCTTTTCACATGCTTAGTGACTAGAGCTGTTCACATCGAACTAATCGAGGAAATGAGCTCTTCAGCCTTCATAAACGCCGTCAGAAGATTCGCCGCTATCAGAGGTCAAGTTAAGATTTTCCGATCCGACCGTGGAACAAACTTTATTGGCGCACTCGACGATCTAAAGATTGACTCAATCAACGTCGAAGATGGACCCTTCAAGAACTTTCTGTACAATTCTGGTACAACTTGGATCTTCAATCCGCCACATTCATCCCACATTGGTGGAGCCTGGGAAAGAATGATTGGTATCGCAAGGAGAATACTTGATTCTATGCTTATCAACGCAGCTGGAAGGAGTCTTACGCATGACGTTCTAAATACATTCATGGCAGAAGTTTCAGCAATAATCAATTCAAGACCTCTGGTACCAGTATCAACAGATCCAGAGAATCCGCTAATCTTAACACCAGCTATGTTATTGACACAAAAGACCGATTACATCTTCACTTCAGATCAGCTTGGAGAATTCGACAAACGGGATCTATGTCTAGCCGAATGGAGACGTGTACAGGCTCTGGCCAGTGTTTTCTGGTCCCGTTGGAGGAAAGAGTATCTGCCGTTACTACAACCACGACGAAAATGGACCGAAGATCGCCGTGATCTTATCAAGGGAGACGTTATTCTCCTAAAGGACAAAAACCTTTGCCGTACTCAATGGCCAATAGGAGTTATACTAAAATCGTTTAAAGGTTCCGATGAACATGTACGGAAAGCAGAAGTACGAATAATCGTAAAGGGAAAAGCATCCGTCTACACACGACCGATTGTGGACATGATTCTTCTCATCGAGAATGACTgtgtataa